The DNA region AAGAAGTGTCGTGTTATCCAGCACGATGGGACCGGGAATAAAGGTTAATCCACAACAATTAGCTGATAGATTGGCTCAAAAGAACAATTAATTTTTAATGAATATTATCATTGACAGCCCTAATATTTATTGATATAATCTATAACGTTAAAAGAATAGGTTGCCGTAGACAGTAGGAACCCAATGGGTTTAAACTTTCCTACCGAGGTGAGATTGAGAACTAATCCTTATAAATAGAGATTAAAGGTCTCTCCATGTCTACGGAGAGACCTTTATTTGTTGGCCTTTAGGAGGTGAAGCTGTTGAGAGAAAGGGCAATAGAGGAAAAAAAGCAAGTAGTTGAAGAGATTACTGATAAGGTAAAAAAAGCTCAAGGTGTTGTTTTGGTAGACTATAGAGGATTAAATGTAGAAGAAGTTACACAACTAAGGCGTAAATATAAAGAAGCTGGTGTTGAGTATAAAGTATATAAAAACACCTTAATGAGATTTGCCTTTAAAAATGCAGGTTATGAAGAATTCAATCAATTTCTAACTGGACCAAATGCAATCGCCTTTGGTTTTGATGATCCAGTGCAAGCAGCTAAGATTACTCATGAATTTGCTAAGCAAAATGATAAACTTGAAATCAAGGCTGGTATAGTAGATGGTAAGATAATAGGCGTAGATGAAATTAAGAATTTAGCAAATCTACCATCAAAAGAAGTACTTATTGCGCAAGCCCTTGCTGGCTTGAATGGGCCAATTGCAGGCTTTGCTAATGTACTTCAAGGAACAATTAGAAGTCTTGTATACGCATTAAATGCAGTGAAAGAAAAACAAGAAGGTGCAGAAGCATAATTTTAAAAAAGAAAATAATTTGGAGGGATATAAATGGCAAGTGAAAAAGTGTTAAATTTAATTGAAGAAGTTAAGAGTTTAACTGTTTTAGAATTATCAGAATTAGTTAAGGCATTAGAAGAAGAATTTGGAGTTAGCGCAGCTGCTCCAGTTGCAGTAGCAGCAGCAGCTCCTGTTGCAGGAGGAGCTACTGAAGCTGCAGAAGAAAAGAGCGATTTTGACGTAATTTTAGCAGATGCAGGGCAACAAAAGATTAAAGTTATTAAGGTTGTTAGAGAGTTAACTGGTTTAGGATTGAAAGAAGCAAAAGAATTAGTAGACAATGCACCAAAGCCAGTTAAAGAAGGAGTATCAAAAGAAGAAGCTGAAGATATTAAGGCTAAATTAGAAGAAGCAGG from Tepidimicrobium xylanilyticum includes:
- the rplJ gene encoding 50S ribosomal protein L10, translating into MRERAIEEKKQVVEEITDKVKKAQGVVLVDYRGLNVEEVTQLRRKYKEAGVEYKVYKNTLMRFAFKNAGYEEFNQFLTGPNAIAFGFDDPVQAAKITHEFAKQNDKLEIKAGIVDGKIIGVDEIKNLANLPSKEVLIAQALAGLNGPIAGFANVLQGTIRSLVYALNAVKEKQEGAEA
- the rplL gene encoding 50S ribosomal protein L7/L12, producing the protein MASEKVLNLIEEVKSLTVLELSELVKALEEEFGVSAAAPVAVAAAAPVAGGATEAAEEKSDFDVILADAGQQKIKVIKVVRELTGLGLKEAKELVDNAPKPVKEGVSKEEAEDIKAKLEEAGAVIELK